A single window of Granulicella mallensis MP5ACTX8 DNA harbors:
- the sugE gene encoding quaternary ammonium compound efflux SMR transporter SugE, giving the protein MWTKQYAWSILVVAGVFETGFSIGLKYSEGFTRLWPSIATVLMIVLSLGLVGVATRSLPLGTAYAVWTGIGSVGTVALGIVLFGESASLSRLACLGLIVTGILGLKLFGK; this is encoded by the coding sequence GTGTGGACAAAACAATATGCTTGGTCAATTCTTGTGGTTGCCGGTGTGTTTGAGACAGGGTTTTCAATAGGGCTGAAGTACTCGGAAGGGTTTACGCGGCTCTGGCCGTCGATAGCAACCGTCCTCATGATCGTACTGAGTCTGGGCCTGGTTGGCGTAGCAACGCGTAGTCTGCCGCTGGGTACGGCGTATGCTGTGTGGACTGGCATTGGCTCTGTAGGCACTGTGGCATTGGGTATCGTGCTCTTTGGAGAGTCAGCGTCTTTAAGCAGACTGGCTTGCCTGGGGCTGATCGTTACAGGAATTCTGGGGCTGAAACTATTTGGCAAGTAG
- a CDS encoding ATP-binding protein, with protein sequence MTAVSSWRRLLPWAHTLGSRLFLIFFIGLTTAYALSFCALFLERYITAKTMMLGNLKTDVATSIAILDQLPANQRQDWIPRLNRKTYQYVLSPGLVGSPETGSPGTEIAATLQEAVGRRSTVHVESIPGDDKRLQAHLRLSDGAPLTIDIHPSLMPIAEWLPYVLTAQLLLLSLCSWFAVRLAIRPLVHLADAANALDPNKAAPRLQETGPTEVVYAANAFNSMRDRIDHYLKERVQILAAISHDLQTPITRMKLRVEMADEIPEREKLLQDLTEIERLVHEGIAYARSAHGNTEAPSRIDIGSFIESLVFDYQDTGKAVTLSSKINATMVTRPHALRRTLTNLIDNALKFGSSAEVRVEKTNSEAITISVLDRGPGIPEDQLETVLQPFFRLDQSRNRDTGGAGLGLAIAHQLSLAISGTLTLRNRDDGGLVAEITTLLKDAAIPY encoded by the coding sequence GTGACTGCCGTCTCCTCCTGGCGGCGGTTGCTCCCGTGGGCACACACCCTGGGATCGAGACTGTTCCTCATCTTCTTCATCGGTCTAACGACCGCATACGCTCTCTCCTTTTGTGCTCTCTTTCTGGAGCGATACATCACTGCGAAGACGATGATGCTTGGCAATCTCAAGACGGACGTCGCAACATCCATCGCCATTCTCGATCAGTTGCCGGCGAACCAGCGTCAGGATTGGATCCCGCGACTCAACAGGAAAACTTATCAGTACGTTCTAAGCCCGGGACTAGTGGGCTCGCCGGAAACAGGCAGCCCCGGCACAGAGATTGCCGCCACCCTCCAGGAAGCCGTAGGAAGGCGTTCTACAGTCCATGTCGAATCGATACCAGGAGACGACAAACGGCTACAGGCCCATCTCAGATTGAGCGATGGCGCTCCGCTGACAATCGACATTCATCCATCTCTCATGCCGATTGCAGAGTGGCTTCCCTATGTTTTGACCGCGCAACTCCTTCTCCTGAGTCTTTGTAGCTGGTTCGCCGTGCGACTAGCGATCAGACCGTTAGTCCACCTGGCTGATGCTGCCAATGCGTTGGATCCCAACAAGGCTGCTCCACGCCTGCAGGAGACCGGCCCGACCGAAGTTGTCTATGCTGCGAACGCCTTCAACTCGATGCGAGACCGCATCGACCATTACCTGAAAGAGCGCGTTCAAATTCTGGCGGCCATCTCCCACGATCTTCAAACACCGATTACACGCATGAAGCTTCGAGTGGAGATGGCGGATGAAATCCCTGAGAGAGAAAAACTTCTTCAGGACCTGACGGAGATTGAACGCCTCGTTCATGAAGGCATTGCTTACGCGAGAAGCGCCCATGGCAATACAGAGGCGCCATCGCGCATCGACATCGGTTCGTTCATCGAAAGCCTGGTGTTTGACTATCAAGACACCGGCAAAGCCGTAACGCTGAGCAGCAAAATCAATGCCACCATGGTCACTCGCCCCCATGCACTTCGCCGGACCTTGACCAATCTGATCGACAACGCACTCAAATTTGGAAGTAGCGCCGAAGTTCGCGTAGAGAAGACAAATAGTGAGGCAATCACTATCAGCGTGCTGGATAGAGGTCCAGGTATTCCAGAAGATCAACTCGAGACCGTGCTGCAACCTTTTTTTCGTCTCGATCAATCCCGCAACCGTGATACCGGTGGGGCCGGTCTCGGCCTGGCGATAGCCCATCAGCTCTCGCTGGCGATCAGCGGAACGCTCACATTGCGAAACCGGGACGATGGCGGCCTGGTAGCGGAGATAACGACTTTACTGAAGGATGCCGCCATCCCTTATTGA
- a CDS encoding immunoglobulin domain-containing family protein: MRAFDCSSCVSGMAWTSLLVTIFAMAGCGSGRLPATTSGLAPTIVTQPANATIPLDSAASLAVSAMGTGPLSYQWTENGNTVPGATSASLTTAALQLADSGDKFTVTVTNIYGSVTSNVATITIGPRSPAQRDMRFKHVQLAPTLEGVEMTNIEAVIPGNMSDTTFSSTVGSTLMVGNQDCGTSANLTSCAWLLQQFAAPAGIQGFNSSYQVDNLTNLDSDLTAVGANSVLTSLDEQNGPGFAYGVFAYSVETDPTVPNGFTMQRATVTDATLATSVSAMAAKGVVVTAASVNSVAGIDLVAYGWSGDQGTTYDAQTVLTTYVNLGPQALSLAQQGYIITAVGTADANQMLLVGTKVHGDTLPRNLSYAGFQGGGGTSSNGQIVIGYVFGNDAGNNPNLPAVETLLAQ; the protein is encoded by the coding sequence ATGCGTGCTTTTGACTGTTCGTCGTGTGTCTCGGGTATGGCGTGGACCTCGCTTCTGGTCACAATCTTTGCAATGGCCGGGTGTGGTAGCGGCAGGTTGCCGGCGACGACGTCAGGACTAGCTCCGACTATCGTCACGCAGCCCGCGAATGCGACAATTCCGCTTGACAGCGCGGCTTCGCTGGCTGTGTCAGCGATGGGGACCGGTCCACTGAGCTACCAGTGGACGGAGAACGGGAATACCGTTCCGGGTGCGACCTCGGCGAGCCTGACGACGGCTGCGCTGCAACTGGCGGACTCGGGCGATAAGTTCACAGTGACGGTGACCAACATTTATGGCTCGGTGACCAGCAATGTGGCGACGATTACGATCGGGCCACGGTCGCCGGCGCAGCGGGATATGCGCTTCAAACATGTGCAACTCGCGCCGACCCTGGAGGGGGTTGAGATGACCAACATTGAGGCTGTGATCCCGGGAAACATGTCTGACACGACTTTCTCCAGTACGGTCGGCTCTACCCTGATGGTTGGTAACCAGGATTGCGGTACCTCCGCGAACCTGACCTCCTGCGCCTGGCTATTGCAGCAGTTTGCGGCACCTGCGGGTATACAGGGCTTTAACTCGTCATATCAGGTGGACAATTTGACGAATCTTGATAGCGATCTAACGGCGGTGGGTGCGAATTCCGTCCTAACGTCTCTGGACGAGCAAAATGGGCCGGGATTCGCGTACGGAGTGTTTGCATATTCAGTGGAGACGGATCCGACGGTGCCAAACGGGTTCACGATGCAGCGCGCGACAGTGACGGATGCTACGCTGGCGACGTCAGTGTCGGCGATGGCGGCAAAGGGTGTGGTGGTCACGGCGGCGTCAGTCAACAGCGTCGCGGGCATCGATCTGGTGGCGTACGGTTGGAGCGGTGATCAGGGTACGACGTACGACGCACAGACGGTGTTGACTACGTACGTGAACCTCGGACCGCAGGCGCTGAGCCTGGCGCAGCAGGGCTACATCATCACAGCGGTGGGAACGGCGGACGCAAACCAGATGTTGCTGGTGGGCACGAAGGTGCATGGCGATACTCTGCCGCGCAACCTCTCCTACGCTGGTTTTCAAGGGGGCGGCGGCACCTCGTCGAATGGCCAGATTGTCATCGGGTACGTCTTTGGCAACGACGCGGGGAACAACCCGAACCTGCCCGCCGTCGAGACCCTATTGGCTCAGTAG
- a CDS encoding bestrophin-like domain, producing the protein MLTISRFHVPGLFLAMLLCIELGRRLRHRAIAAHTDVPGAAAMQSAVFALFGLLLAFTFSGAMGRYDTHRQLIVQEANAIGTAYLRLDLLPADAQPALRQTFRDYTLLREQTLLGNTGAIDPTNQTGSLQKKIWKDSFAAATRPGANSDANKLLIPAIGSMMDITATRKNTFSMHPPAIILILLFSLACASALLAGFGMTGTKPSWLHSIVFAAVISLTIYTTLDIEDPTSGLVTLSGNQAFNDLLQTMH; encoded by the coding sequence ATGCTGACCATCTCCCGCTTCCACGTCCCCGGACTCTTTCTCGCCATGCTGCTCTGCATCGAGCTCGGCCGGCGGTTGCGCCATCGTGCCATTGCAGCCCATACCGACGTTCCCGGCGCGGCTGCGATGCAGTCTGCCGTCTTCGCGCTCTTCGGTCTTCTGCTCGCCTTCACCTTCTCCGGGGCCATGGGACGTTACGACACCCATCGCCAGCTCATTGTCCAGGAAGCCAACGCCATCGGCACCGCCTACCTCAGGCTCGACCTGCTCCCCGCCGACGCCCAGCCCGCCCTTCGCCAGACCTTCCGCGATTACACCCTGCTCCGCGAGCAGACGTTGCTTGGCAATACCGGTGCCATTGACCCCACCAACCAGACCGGCAGTCTTCAAAAGAAGATCTGGAAAGACTCCTTCGCCGCTGCAACCCGTCCGGGTGCGAACTCTGATGCGAACAAGCTCTTGATCCCTGCTATCGGCAGCATGATGGACATCACCGCGACCCGCAAGAACACCTTCAGCATGCACCCGCCGGCGATCATCCTGATCCTGCTCTTCTCTCTGGCATGCGCCTCCGCTCTACTCGCGGGCTTCGGCATGACTGGCACCAAGCCGAGCTGGTTGCACAGCATCGTCTTCGCCGCAGTCATCTCGCTGACCATCTACACCACGCTGGACATCGAAGATCCCACATCAGGTCTTGTCACGCTCTCCGGGAATCAGGCCTTCAACGATCTTCTCCAAACCATGCACTAG
- a CDS encoding VOC family protein: protein MATLNETTVDMKLEVVVIPVADVDRAKKFYGSLGWRLDADFPFDNGFRVVQFTPPGSPCSVQFGTRITLAAPGFAQGLYLIVSDIEAARDKLIACGAEVSEVFHAGTPGAQFQPEGTSGRVSGPAPDRASYGSFATFSDPDGNAWLLQEVTTRLPGRVDSAVTSFGSASDLATALRRAAAAHGQHEKQLGEEDPNWFDWYAEYMVREEAGEELPQ from the coding sequence ATGGCAACTCTGAATGAAACGACCGTTGATATGAAGCTTGAGGTAGTAGTTATTCCCGTCGCGGATGTCGACCGCGCGAAGAAGTTCTACGGGAGTCTTGGGTGGAGACTTGACGCTGACTTTCCCTTCGATAACGGCTTCCGGGTTGTCCAGTTCACACCACCCGGCTCGCCGTGCTCGGTTCAATTCGGCACGCGGATCACGTTGGCCGCGCCCGGTTTCGCCCAGGGCCTCTACCTGATCGTCTCCGACATCGAGGCTGCGCGTGACAAGCTCATAGCCTGCGGCGCTGAGGTCAGCGAGGTGTTTCACGCCGGGACGCCAGGCGCTCAGTTCCAGCCCGAAGGCACGAGCGGTCGTGTCAGCGGGCCTGCTCCTGATCGCGCCAGCTATGGCTCCTTCGCTACGTTTAGCGACCCGGACGGCAACGCATGGCTGTTGCAAGAGGTCACAACTCGGCTGCCCGGGCGCGTCGACTCTGCCGTAACTTCATTTGGCTCCGCAAGCGATTTGGCAACCGCGCTTCGGCGTGCGGCTGCTGCTCATGGCCAACACGAGAAGCAACTCGGTGAGGAAGATCCGAACTGGTTCGATTGGTACGCGGAGTACATGGTGCGCGAAGAGGCTGGCGAAGAACTGCCACAATAA
- a CDS encoding cytochrome P460 family protein translates to MKRIVFTLVAVIAVAGIAALTARASGRADGEATPGIKLPPGYRDWRLISVAHEAGSLNDLRAVLGNDAAIEAYRKEKLPFPDGTIIARLAWSYVPSEENNKAFGREQSFVAGAPTNVQLMVKDSKKYAATGGWGFAQFKDGKPADEAALKGCFSCHEPAKANDFVFTHYAH, encoded by the coding sequence ATGAAACGGATAGTTTTTACGCTGGTTGCAGTGATAGCAGTGGCCGGCATCGCCGCCTTAACGGCCCGTGCCTCCGGACGTGCGGATGGAGAGGCCACCCCCGGAATCAAGCTTCCTCCCGGATACCGCGACTGGAGATTGATTTCGGTCGCTCACGAGGCAGGCAGCCTCAATGATCTCCGCGCCGTTCTGGGCAACGATGCAGCGATCGAGGCTTATCGGAAAGAAAAGCTTCCGTTCCCGGATGGCACAATCATTGCCCGGTTGGCCTGGAGCTACGTTCCGTCTGAGGAAAACAATAAAGCATTTGGCCGTGAACAGTCTTTCGTTGCCGGGGCTCCCACGAATGTCCAGTTGATGGTCAAGGACTCCAAAAAATATGCCGCGACCGGCGGCTGGGGATTCGCTCAATTCAAAGACGGCAAACCTGCTGACGAGGCGGCGCTCAAAGGCTGCTTTTCTTGCCACGAGCCTGCCAAAGCTAATGACTTTGTCTTTACCCATTACGCGCACTGA
- a CDS encoding beta-galactosidase, with the protein MKLNTLLAFALSVLTPGLSAFAQTPLATGPRESPLLLGAAWYPEQWPESRWDADLALMEAAHINFVRVGEFAWSTMEPKEGEYKLDWLEHAVRAAERHHIAVVLGTPSAAPPAWLTEKYPETLRTMVDGRKDGHGNRQQFDWSDPKYRELAREIAEKMAARFGHDPNVIAWQIDNEYADESYGQSTQKQFDDWLHAKYKTLDNLNARWTTSYWSETYQDWNQIPIEEKYGNPGLLLNWKEFVSDTWRSYQKNQVEVIRAHAEPRQKITTNMMGWFDGYDSYTVAQDLDFASWDDYVGQGQLDPASNGAIHDLTRGFLRKNFWVMETQPGFVNWSPLNNALNKGEVRAMAWNDIGHGAQAVEYWQWRSALNGQEQYHGTLVGSDGTPVPLYDEVKQLGDDFAKAAPVLAGTTVESQVAILHDYNSRWAINWQRHNQQFDPTAALVSFYRPLHRLVRSIDVVSDTAPLSGYKLVVAPALNVLTPEAVQNLKAYVRGGGHLVLGQRSGMKDEDNSLYTQRQPGPLTELLGARVEQFYALQKPVPIEGNWGSGEDAIWAEQIGVKSPETQVLMKYGKSNGWLDGQPAAVTRKVGKGSITYIGAALDEATMKTAAKWMIEESGVTAIMTDLPEDVELSIRSGDGKRVYILTNYGAETKTVTLPSAMKDVLAGGTVSTVTLSQYGIAVLEATR; encoded by the coding sequence ATGAAGCTCAATACTCTTCTTGCCTTCGCTCTCAGCGTTCTCACCCCTGGGCTCTCAGCTTTTGCGCAGACGCCGCTCGCTACCGGGCCGCGCGAGTCTCCTTTGCTCCTGGGCGCAGCCTGGTATCCCGAGCAGTGGCCGGAGTCGCGCTGGGATGCTGACCTGGCCTTGATGGAGGCGGCCCACATCAACTTCGTTCGCGTGGGAGAGTTTGCGTGGAGCACGATGGAGCCGAAGGAGGGCGAGTACAAGCTCGACTGGCTGGAACACGCCGTGCGAGCCGCGGAGAGACACCATATCGCCGTAGTGTTGGGAACGCCCTCGGCGGCTCCGCCGGCATGGCTGACGGAGAAGTATCCTGAGACGCTTCGCACCATGGTGGATGGCCGCAAGGATGGGCACGGCAATCGCCAGCAGTTTGACTGGAGCGATCCGAAGTACCGTGAGCTGGCGCGGGAGATCGCCGAAAAGATGGCCGCGCGGTTCGGCCATGATCCCAACGTGATCGCGTGGCAGATCGACAACGAATACGCCGACGAGAGTTACGGCCAGAGCACGCAGAAGCAATTCGACGACTGGCTGCATGCCAAGTACAAGACCCTGGACAATCTGAACGCGCGGTGGACGACCTCCTATTGGAGCGAGACCTACCAGGACTGGAACCAGATCCCGATCGAGGAGAAGTACGGCAATCCGGGGCTGCTGCTGAACTGGAAAGAGTTTGTCTCCGATACCTGGCGGAGTTATCAGAAGAATCAGGTCGAGGTAATTCGTGCACATGCCGAGCCGCGGCAGAAGATCACCACGAACATGATGGGCTGGTTCGATGGGTATGACTCCTATACGGTAGCGCAGGACCTGGACTTCGCCTCGTGGGATGACTATGTCGGACAAGGGCAGCTAGATCCGGCATCGAACGGCGCGATTCATGATTTGACCCGGGGCTTTCTCCGGAAGAACTTCTGGGTGATGGAGACGCAGCCGGGATTCGTCAACTGGTCTCCCCTCAACAACGCTCTGAACAAGGGTGAGGTGCGTGCCATGGCCTGGAACGATATCGGCCATGGAGCCCAGGCGGTGGAGTACTGGCAGTGGCGCAGTGCGCTCAATGGGCAGGAGCAGTACCACGGTACGCTCGTGGGATCGGATGGAACCCCGGTGCCGCTGTATGACGAGGTGAAGCAGCTCGGAGACGACTTCGCAAAGGCCGCGCCGGTGTTGGCCGGAACCACGGTCGAGTCGCAGGTGGCGATTCTGCATGACTACAACAGCCGGTGGGCGATCAATTGGCAGCGGCATAATCAGCAGTTTGATCCCACGGCAGCGCTGGTCAGCTTCTATCGTCCGCTGCACAGGCTGGTTCGCAGCATCGACGTCGTGTCGGATACGGCTCCGCTCAGCGGCTACAAGTTAGTCGTGGCTCCGGCGCTGAACGTACTGACCCCGGAGGCGGTGCAGAATCTGAAAGCCTATGTGCGCGGCGGAGGGCATCTGGTACTGGGCCAGCGCAGCGGCATGAAGGATGAGGACAACAGCCTCTACACTCAGCGGCAGCCTGGTCCTCTCACAGAACTGCTGGGGGCACGGGTAGAGCAGTTCTATGCCCTGCAGAAGCCGGTTCCCATCGAGGGCAACTGGGGCAGCGGAGAAGATGCAATCTGGGCCGAGCAGATCGGCGTGAAATCCCCCGAGACCCAGGTGCTGATGAAGTACGGCAAGAGCAACGGCTGGCTGGACGGACAGCCAGCAGCGGTGACGCGCAAAGTTGGGAAGGGAAGCATCACCTACATTGGAGCCGCTTTGGATGAGGCAACGATGAAGACCGCCGCCAAGTGGATGATCGAGGAGAGCGGCGTCACGGCGATCATGACCGACCTGCCGGAGGATGTGGAGCTTTCGATTCGCTCCGGGGACGGAAAGCGCGTGTACATTCTGACGAATTATGGGGCAGAGACAAAGACCGTGACATTGCCCAGTGCGATGAAGGATGTTCTGGCAGGAGGGACGGTCTCAACCGTGACGCTGTCGCAATACGGGATCGCGGTACTGGAAGCAACGCGCTAA
- a CDS encoding DoxX family protein, producing the protein MSTITVKNSKFANYSSLLLRMGLGVGFLSAVADRFGLWGAAGQPNVDWGNFSQFLQYTHTLNWYVPAGMIPLLGVVATGAEILFGLLLVIGWRTRAAALLSGVLLSIFAVAMTLSLGIKAPLNYAVFTGIGGSFLLASCEGFPFSVDELLARRSTHRLAEQ; encoded by the coding sequence ATGAGCACGATTACGGTGAAGAATTCGAAGTTCGCAAACTACTCAAGCCTGTTACTAAGAATGGGGCTTGGTGTTGGTTTCCTGTCGGCGGTGGCCGATCGATTTGGGCTATGGGGAGCGGCTGGGCAGCCGAATGTCGACTGGGGGAACTTCTCACAGTTCCTGCAATACACCCATACCCTAAATTGGTATGTGCCGGCGGGAATGATCCCATTGCTGGGAGTTGTCGCTACCGGCGCTGAAATCCTCTTCGGTCTTCTTCTTGTCATTGGTTGGCGTACACGCGCCGCTGCGCTATTAAGCGGAGTTCTTCTATCGATATTCGCGGTGGCGATGACGCTTTCCCTGGGGATCAAGGCGCCCTTGAATTACGCCGTATTCACGGGGATAGGAGGGAGCTTCCTTCTTGCAAGCTGTGAGGGCTTCCCCTTCAGCGTGGATGAGTTGCTGGCTCGTCGAAGCACTCATCGGCTCGCCGAGCAGTGA
- a CDS encoding response regulator — MKVDPMDHVDHILVVDDDREIRELVSSYLKKNGLRVTIAADGRQMRSFLEANTVDLIVLDIMMPGHDGLVLCRELRSGKHKAIPVLLLTARSDEMDRIIGLEMGADDYLTKPFAARELLARIKAILRRTRMLPPNLQVTEVGQLIAFGKWRLDTSQRHLLDSEGTVVALSGAEYRLLRVFLDHPQRVLNRDQLLNLTQGRDTELFDRSIDLLISRLRQRLEDDARESTYIKTVRAEGYVFSMPVGIAEARQ, encoded by the coding sequence ATGAAAGTAGATCCGATGGATCACGTTGACCACATCCTCGTTGTAGACGACGACCGTGAAATTCGCGAACTGGTTTCCAGCTATCTCAAGAAGAATGGATTGCGCGTCACGATCGCGGCAGACGGCCGGCAGATGCGAAGCTTTCTCGAAGCAAATACGGTCGACCTGATCGTACTCGACATCATGATGCCCGGCCATGATGGCCTCGTTTTATGCCGCGAGCTTCGATCCGGAAAACATAAGGCGATTCCAGTGCTCCTGTTGACGGCGCGAAGCGACGAGATGGATCGCATTATCGGTCTCGAAATGGGGGCTGATGACTATCTCACAAAGCCCTTTGCTGCCCGCGAACTCCTCGCACGGATCAAAGCAATCCTTCGCCGAACCCGTATGCTTCCTCCCAACCTTCAAGTAACAGAGGTTGGGCAGCTCATCGCTTTCGGGAAGTGGCGGCTCGACACCTCTCAACGGCATCTTCTCGACAGCGAAGGAACCGTCGTTGCGCTCAGTGGCGCTGAATACCGATTGTTACGCGTGTTCCTCGATCATCCACAACGAGTTCTGAACCGTGATCAGCTCCTGAATCTAACGCAGGGCCGTGATACCGAACTGTTCGACCGCTCAATCGATCTCCTCATTAGCCGGTTACGCCAGCGGCTAGAGGACGATGCACGTGAATCTACCTACATCAAAACGGTTCGAGCCGAGGGCTATGTCTTTTCAATGCCAGTTGGAATCGCTGAGGCTCGCCAGTGA
- a CDS encoding glutamine amidotransferase: MTRAVAITHVGFEDLGTLEGELKHAGFQIEIFEAATANLRDIASTDPDLLIVLGGPIGVYEREAYPFLDMEIEWIRRRLMEKRPTLGICLGAQLIAAAAGASVFPGAKGKEIGWSAIQAGPDASRYPEFERLLVPGMRVLHWHGDTFDLPAGAELIAKTDAYTNQAFAIGEHILGLQFHPEVTERGLEHWYVGHACELANAGISVSALRQETEKFAPTLESAAQHLWRGWLSRLKA; the protein is encoded by the coding sequence ATGACCAGGGCAGTTGCCATTACACATGTGGGATTTGAGGATCTGGGGACTCTTGAAGGCGAGTTAAAACATGCAGGCTTTCAGATTGAGATATTCGAGGCAGCGACTGCCAATTTGAGAGATATTGCGAGTACAGACCCTGATCTCCTCATCGTTCTTGGTGGCCCGATCGGAGTCTATGAGAGAGAGGCCTACCCATTCCTCGACATGGAGATTGAGTGGATACGCCGTCGCCTTATGGAGAAGCGGCCCACGCTTGGTATTTGCCTCGGTGCTCAGCTCATCGCTGCGGCAGCAGGCGCATCGGTGTTTCCGGGAGCAAAGGGGAAAGAAATCGGATGGTCCGCGATCCAGGCGGGACCGGACGCATCGCGATATCCAGAGTTTGAGCGGCTCCTCGTCCCCGGTATGCGAGTTCTGCACTGGCATGGCGATACCTTTGATCTTCCCGCTGGTGCGGAGCTGATCGCGAAAACTGATGCTTACACAAACCAAGCTTTTGCGATTGGAGAGCACATCCTTGGCCTGCAATTTCATCCCGAAGTTACAGAGCGAGGATTGGAGCACTGGTATGTCGGCCACGCTTGTGAGCTTGCGAATGCAGGCATCAGCGTTTCAGCTCTCCGGCAGGAGACCGAAAAGTTCGCGCCGACGCTCGAATCTGCGGCCCAGCATCTGTGGAGGGGGTGGCTCTCACGACTGAAGGCTTGA
- a CDS encoding alpha/beta fold hydrolase, which produces MTEVINHHRRRFLGTTAMTIAAAQLGMIASANAQPNVASDLPAIKPGTNTSFASLKQIHAGVLNIGYAEAGPADGPVVILLHGWPYDIYSFVDVAPLLASAGYRVIVPYGRGYGTTQFLSSETFRNAQELVVALDTVALMDALKIEKAILAGFDWGARNACIVSALHPERVKALVSVSGYLVTNLNTVGVPLPPSGEHDWWYQFYFATERGKTGYDKYRREFARLIWKTASPKWNFDDATFNRSAAAFDNPDHVAIVIHNYRWRLGLAAGDSKYDDLEKRLSAGPIISVPTITLEGDANGAPHPDPAAYRNKFSGKYTHRTITGGIGHNLPQEAPQAFAQAVIDVDGY; this is translated from the coding sequence ATGACTGAAGTAATCAACCATCATCGTCGCCGTTTTCTTGGTACTACAGCTATGACTATCGCCGCCGCTCAGCTAGGCATGATCGCTTCTGCGAACGCACAGCCCAACGTGGCGTCAGATCTACCCGCAATCAAGCCAGGGACAAATACATCGTTCGCCTCACTCAAGCAGATTCATGCTGGCGTTCTCAATATTGGATACGCGGAAGCTGGCCCCGCCGATGGACCTGTAGTCATTCTCCTGCACGGCTGGCCTTATGACATTTACAGCTTTGTCGATGTCGCGCCTTTGCTGGCCTCGGCAGGGTATCGGGTGATCGTTCCGTATGGCCGCGGTTATGGGACCACGCAATTTCTTTCAAGCGAAACCTTTCGGAATGCCCAGGAGTTAGTTGTAGCTCTCGATACGGTGGCTCTGATGGATGCGCTCAAGATTGAGAAGGCGATCCTCGCCGGTTTTGACTGGGGTGCGCGTAATGCCTGCATCGTCTCTGCGCTGCATCCCGAGCGCGTCAAGGCTTTGGTTTCTGTGAGCGGCTATCTGGTGACTAACCTCAACACCGTCGGAGTTCCGTTGCCGCCAAGCGGCGAGCATGATTGGTGGTATCAATTTTACTTTGCCACGGAGCGCGGGAAGACGGGTTACGACAAGTATCGGCGTGAATTTGCGAGGCTAATCTGGAAGACCGCTTCGCCGAAGTGGAACTTCGATGATGCTACGTTCAATCGCAGCGCAGCGGCTTTCGATAATCCGGATCACGTCGCCATCGTAATCCATAACTATCGTTGGCGGCTGGGCCTGGCTGCCGGCGATTCGAAATATGATGACCTGGAGAAGAGGTTGTCCGCGGGGCCAATCATCAGCGTGCCGACGATCACCCTTGAAGGCGATGCCAATGGTGCGCCGCATCCGGACCCGGCAGCCTATCGCAATAAATTCTCGGGCAAATATACGCACCGGACCATCACAGGGGGCATCGGCCATAACCTGCCGCAGGAGGCTCCACAGGCTTTCGCACAGGCTGTCATTGATGTCGACGGATATTGA
- a CDS encoding cupin domain-containing protein, protein MQTRLAAQRRTSSRLIWVLAVLISSIPVPTSTLMAQETITPLITKDLAGHPGEQVLMYTVDFPPGFASPIHRHNAQVSVYVLEGSVVMQVRGQKELTLGPGQTFYEDPNDIHVVSRNASSTKPAKFLVFLINKKGAPLVIPAK, encoded by the coding sequence ATGCAAACAAGATTGGCAGCACAACGTAGGACAAGCTCAAGATTGATATGGGTACTGGCGGTTCTCATCTCCAGCATCCCGGTCCCAACCAGCACGTTGATGGCGCAGGAGACGATCACACCACTTATAACGAAGGACTTGGCAGGACATCCTGGTGAGCAGGTTCTGATGTACACCGTAGATTTTCCTCCGGGCTTTGCGAGCCCTATCCATCGCCACAATGCGCAGGTGTCGGTTTACGTGCTGGAGGGCTCCGTGGTGATGCAGGTGAGAGGGCAAAAAGAACTCACGCTAGGGCCAGGTCAGACCTTTTATGAAGATCCCAACGATATTCATGTGGTTAGCCGGAATGCAAGCAGTACAAAGCCAGCAAAATTTCTTGTGTTCCTGATTAATAAAAAGGGCGCTCCGCTCGTGATCCCAGCGAAGTAA